In Streptomyces capitiformicae, one genomic interval encodes:
- a CDS encoding SCO5389 family protein codes for MSLDVSPQLLAQAETGEVREEEFVETVRTSLPYAYELVASLVGELRAGSAEFADNQTPPPSEKERGQLLRALSSDAIRGSLERHFGVALAFQNCHRVAVFPAEARGGETYTRFTSLRSQILNQSPEFRDC; via the coding sequence ATGTCGCTCGACGTCTCCCCGCAGTTGCTCGCCCAGGCCGAAACAGGCGAGGTGCGGGAGGAGGAGTTCGTGGAGACGGTTCGTACGTCGCTGCCGTACGCGTACGAACTCGTCGCCTCCCTCGTCGGTGAACTGCGCGCGGGCAGCGCCGAGTTCGCCGACAACCAGACCCCGCCGCCGTCGGAGAAGGAGCGGGGGCAGTTGCTGCGGGCGCTGTCCAGCGACGCGATCCGGGGGAGCCTGGAGCGGCACTTCGGGGTGGCGCTCGCCTTCCAGAACTGCCACCGGGTGGCGGTCTTCCCGGCGGAGGCCCGCGGCGGCGAGACGTACACGCGTTTCACCTCGCTGCGGTCCCAGATCCTCAACCAGTCGCCGGAGTTCCGCGACTGCTGA